A section of the Mycolicibacterium anyangense genome encodes:
- the satS gene encoding protein export chaperone SatS has translation MSAELLPVRLSVTAGDLYTLWAPRWRDGGDEWEAFLGKDDDLYAFESVADLVAFVRTNTDNDLTDHPSWEALTEANAHKLTPTAQRQADLIAVEELLAEKPTEESVTALTNTLAVVSSIGSVCELPAVTRFFNGNPNLGLVSGGIEQFTGKAGLKRWSLIGDIVARGWDGVLSAVDEVLTTPEVDERAATRAAAELEEPYEEDDEEEATDSAIEDEDDADEDSEPEADAAPAQNVVLGSDEDFWTEVGIDPVRILTGSGTLYTLRCYFDDRPIFLGRNGRISVFPSERTLARYLADEHDHDLSDLSTYDDIRTAATDGSLRVEVTEDNIYVLTGLADDIADGPDALDRDQVDLAVELLNDIGDYSEEDTVDRLLADDKPLGRLFNHVLEPAEHPRPGPPYAAAVKDWEEIERFVESRLRRE, from the coding sequence ATGTCTGCTGAGCTCCTTCCGGTCCGCTTGAGCGTGACCGCCGGTGACCTGTACACCCTGTGGGCCCCTCGCTGGCGCGACGGCGGCGACGAGTGGGAGGCGTTCCTGGGCAAGGACGACGACCTGTACGCCTTCGAGTCGGTGGCAGACCTGGTGGCTTTCGTGCGCACCAATACCGACAACGACCTCACCGACCACCCCTCGTGGGAGGCGCTGACCGAGGCCAACGCGCACAAACTGACGCCGACCGCGCAGCGGCAGGCCGACCTGATCGCAGTCGAGGAACTGCTGGCCGAGAAGCCCACCGAGGAGTCGGTGACAGCGCTGACCAACACGCTCGCGGTGGTCTCGTCGATCGGCTCGGTGTGTGAACTGCCCGCGGTGACCCGGTTCTTCAACGGCAACCCGAACCTGGGGCTGGTGTCGGGTGGCATCGAGCAGTTCACCGGCAAGGCCGGCCTGAAGCGCTGGAGCCTGATCGGCGACATCGTGGCGCGCGGGTGGGACGGTGTGCTGTCGGCGGTCGACGAGGTGCTTACCACCCCCGAGGTCGACGAACGGGCCGCCACGCGGGCCGCTGCCGAGCTCGAGGAGCCCTACGAGGAGGACGACGAGGAAGAGGCCACCGACTCGGCGATCGAGGACGAGGACGACGCCGACGAGGACTCCGAGCCTGAAGCCGATGCGGCACCCGCGCAGAACGTGGTGCTCGGCAGCGACGAGGACTTCTGGACCGAGGTCGGCATCGACCCGGTGCGCATCCTCACCGGCTCGGGAACGCTGTACACGTTGCGGTGCTACTTCGACGACCGGCCGATCTTCCTGGGCCGCAACGGGCGCATCAGTGTGTTCCCCTCCGAGCGCACGCTGGCCCGCTACCTGGCCGACGAGCACGACCACGATTTGTCGGATCTGAGCACCTATGACGACATCCGCACCGCGGCCACCGACGGCTCGCTGCGGGTGGAGGTCACCGAAGACAACATCTACGTGCTCACGGGCCTGGCCGACGACATCGCCGACGGTCCGGATGCGCTCGACCGCGATCAGGTCGACTTGGCGGTCGAATTGCTCAACGACATCGGCGACTACTCCGAAGAGGACACCGTCGACCGGCTGCTGGCCGACGACAAGCCGCTGGGCCGGTTGTTCAACCATGTGCTGGAACCCGCCGAACACCCGCGGCCCGGCCCGCCGTACGCGGCGGCCGTCAAGGACTGGGAAGAGATCGAGCGCTTCGTCGAGTCGCGCCTGCGCCGCGAGTAG
- a CDS encoding YdcF family protein: MARLRGMLAFLVVVLAVVPGVAGYFLFTRPHVDPLTRADAIVVLGGENDGRLQYGLDLARQGYADTVVLSNSYDNDPQDSADFRRACASGTATITVVCFKPDPFTTRGEAMYTARLAKERNWSHVIVVSWNFHMVRARYIFGQCYGGAVTMAPVPRSYDYSVQRWFVTYTYQYFALGKALLLGC; this comes from the coding sequence GTGGCCAGACTGCGTGGCATGCTCGCCTTCCTCGTGGTGGTGCTGGCTGTCGTGCCGGGAGTAGCAGGCTATTTCCTGTTCACCCGACCGCACGTCGACCCGTTGACCAGAGCCGACGCGATCGTCGTCCTCGGTGGTGAGAACGACGGCCGCCTGCAGTACGGGCTGGACCTCGCCCGCCAGGGATATGCCGACACGGTGGTGCTGTCCAACTCCTACGACAACGACCCGCAAGACAGCGCCGACTTTCGGCGGGCCTGCGCATCGGGGACAGCCACGATCACGGTTGTCTGTTTCAAGCCGGACCCCTTCACCACGCGTGGTGAGGCGATGTACACGGCCCGCCTTGCCAAGGAGCGCAACTGGTCCCACGTCATCGTGGTGTCCTGGAACTTCCACATGGTGCGCGCCCGCTACATCTTCGGCCAGTGTTACGGCGGGGCGGTCACCATGGCTCCCGTGCCCCGGTCCTACGACTACTCGGTGCAACGGTGGTTCGTGACCTACACCTACCAGTACTTCGCCTTGGGCAAGGCGCTGCTGCTGGGGTGCTGA
- a CDS encoding aldo/keto reductase: protein MTTGVPNSRSGSIRLPGSGLIISRLGLGFAHAHLLDAATRHALVHRALDLGITHFDTARFYSDGLSEESLGKALAGKRSSVTITSKFGLLPTPLIASMGPAAMPARKVRSLLNKLHLVPYPRRSYAPEVMRRALQASLRALNTDYLDIYHVHEPLSDSAISDDLITELQKAKAAGSIRAVGVSGLAGNIDAVIARYGGAIDVIQSSESGWQGRSWVPDITHSLFADAARTAPGGVLPGDSVRRLLTDALGRRPEGAVVVQTSNTARLAELVEFATG from the coding sequence ATGACGACCGGCGTGCCGAATTCGCGTTCTGGCTCGATCCGACTGCCGGGATCGGGCCTGATCATCTCGCGTCTAGGGCTCGGATTCGCCCACGCGCATTTGCTGGATGCGGCCACGCGTCACGCACTCGTCCATCGAGCACTCGATCTCGGGATCACCCACTTCGATACCGCGCGGTTCTATAGCGACGGCCTTTCGGAGGAGAGTCTCGGAAAGGCACTCGCCGGGAAACGGTCGTCGGTGACGATCACATCGAAGTTCGGGTTGCTGCCTACGCCCCTGATCGCCTCCATGGGGCCCGCCGCGATGCCGGCTCGCAAGGTTCGATCGCTGTTGAACAAGCTTCACCTGGTGCCCTACCCGCGGCGGTCGTATGCGCCCGAGGTGATGCGCCGGGCCTTGCAGGCGTCGCTGCGAGCACTGAACACCGACTACCTCGACATCTATCACGTCCATGAGCCGTTGTCCGACAGCGCCATTTCCGACGATCTGATCACCGAACTGCAGAAGGCGAAGGCCGCCGGCTCGATCCGAGCTGTCGGTGTTTCGGGTCTTGCCGGCAACATCGATGCCGTCATCGCCCGCTACGGCGGGGCGATCGACGTGATTCAATCCTCCGAGTCGGGCTGGCAGGGGCGCAGTTGGGTGCCTGACATCACCCACAGCCTGTTCGCCGACGCCGCACGGACCGCGCCCGGCGGCGTTCTGCCGGGTGATTCTGTTCGCCGCCTGCTCACCGACGCCCTTGGCCGCCGACCTGAGGGGGCCGTGGTGGTGCAGACCAGCAACACCGCGCGGCTCGCCGAACTCGTAGAATTCGCAACCGGATAA
- a CDS encoding GMC oxidoreductase — MTIRTLADAATPDTAVSATVCVVGAGVAGLIAAVRLASDPLVRVVVIESGTEGNPDPATEALDAIENPSGNYLGNLRARRLGGTSSLWDGKLLPISRTDTTDRPWVDQQPWPFDVAELDRYTAEIEALMGVDSASYEEDVAPLLDPAGFLPRNDPDFVQRWPKRPAPADLNTAHIVRDKILSWPNIDVWLGATVSTFRFDSVTDRLESVVAINHNGQSLSVSADEFLITAGALESTRLMLVADQHSGGAISRTGDALGRYFNDHFGLNVATVRPRDHRRANDAFADRWTLGGSRHLHFELRPDVQERGRIASAYADFGVTLPETSALGRIRSAVDAAKQRRVGATAAGLSRSLPGIPDLVRTAWWRYGRKKKYWPTDAVVEVKVWIEQLPEWGNRLVLSDATDSLGQPKLRCELTKTDVNEDTLRFTVERLRAFWDRHLTDTATLDWIPEVGDPKARLVDLAVELAHPAGATRMGTDPSTSVVDTSLRVHSMPNVSIASSSVFPSSGSANPTLTIIGLAMRATDAITERLQSRRAVEQAKLGE; from the coding sequence ATGACGATTCGAACCCTGGCCGATGCGGCCACTCCTGACACGGCGGTGTCGGCCACCGTCTGCGTGGTGGGTGCCGGGGTCGCCGGGCTGATCGCCGCTGTCCGGCTCGCGAGCGATCCACTGGTACGGGTGGTGGTCATCGAGAGCGGCACCGAGGGGAATCCCGACCCGGCGACCGAGGCCCTGGACGCGATCGAGAATCCGTCCGGCAACTATCTCGGAAACCTGCGTGCCCGCCGTCTGGGCGGCACGTCGTCCCTGTGGGACGGCAAACTCCTGCCGATCTCGCGAACCGATACGACCGACCGGCCCTGGGTAGATCAGCAGCCCTGGCCATTCGACGTCGCTGAACTCGACCGCTACACCGCCGAAATCGAAGCACTGATGGGCGTCGACTCGGCCTCCTACGAAGAAGACGTCGCACCCCTCCTGGACCCAGCCGGGTTCCTGCCGCGCAATGACCCAGACTTCGTGCAGCGCTGGCCGAAACGACCCGCTCCAGCCGACCTGAACACCGCGCACATCGTCCGCGACAAGATCCTCTCCTGGCCGAATATCGACGTCTGGCTCGGGGCGACGGTATCGACGTTCCGCTTCGATTCCGTCACCGATCGGCTTGAGTCCGTCGTCGCGATCAACCACAACGGCCAGTCGCTGAGCGTCAGTGCAGACGAGTTTCTGATCACCGCGGGCGCCCTCGAGTCGACCAGGCTGATGCTGGTCGCGGACCAGCACTCTGGCGGGGCCATCTCGCGTACCGGTGATGCGCTGGGGCGCTACTTCAACGACCACTTCGGTCTCAACGTCGCCACGGTGCGACCGCGGGATCATCGCCGCGCCAACGATGCATTTGCCGATCGCTGGACATTGGGCGGCAGCCGGCACCTGCACTTCGAACTCCGTCCGGACGTTCAAGAGCGGGGCCGAATCGCCAGTGCCTACGCCGATTTCGGTGTCACCCTGCCGGAAACCTCGGCGCTGGGGCGCATCCGTTCCGCCGTCGACGCCGCCAAGCAGCGTCGGGTCGGCGCGACGGCCGCCGGGCTGAGTCGAAGCCTGCCGGGTATCCCCGACCTCGTTCGCACGGCGTGGTGGCGATACGGGCGCAAGAAGAAGTACTGGCCCACCGATGCCGTGGTCGAGGTCAAAGTGTGGATCGAGCAGCTGCCCGAGTGGGGCAACCGATTGGTGCTGTCCGACGCCACCGACTCCCTGGGCCAGCCGAAGCTGCGGTGTGAACTCACCAAAACCGATGTCAACGAGGACACCCTGCGGTTCACCGTCGAGAGGTTGCGCGCCTTCTGGGACCGCCACCTGACCGACACTGCGACGTTGGACTGGATTCCCGAAGTCGGCGACCCGAAGGCGCGCCTCGTGGACCTCGCAGTCGAACTGGCCCACCCGGCAGGGGCCACCCGGATGGGAACCGATCCGTCCACGTCGGTCGTCGACACGTCACTTCGTGTGCATTCCATGCCGAACGTGAGTATCGCGAGTTCGTCGGTCTTCCCGAGTTCGGGCAGCGCCAACCCGACGTTGACCATCATCGGACTGGCTATGCGCGCCACCGACGCGATCACCGAGCGGCTGCAATCGCGAAGGGCAGTTGAGCAGGCGAAGCTGGGTGAATGA
- a CDS encoding alpha/beta hydrolase family protein, protein MLDDVRLGEAEERAEAESLAGIAETPTYFGPSESPLFGFVHAPSDGRVRGGVIICGSLGKDHADNLRGLRVFADRLAQKRILALRFDYLGCGDSAYGQLRDTAVGDWQASIGHAIDYLRSAGIDDLSAVGVRAGCLILHQALESGAPVSRVAYWDPVSTGRRYLREQTAFFKMSAGEDDVPPGVVSTIGARFSAPAAAELSALKLSPFPDSLDRFIVGRTGSADQQLTSLIGDGCTESVAIDGLEDCAQPTQLITQTSWQAIDLIVDWLDRQLPAALTTARPVYSSSAWIPGENGGSVFERIERIAPQGLFAIRTLPADDGDTPVQRPTVAFFSHGLAPHQGPNREWVELSRAVAAAGGNALRWDRRMVGESGTARAGEEIRIYSPEGIQDALAVTRQARQGARRLQLVGMCSGAWFAALSALESGSDSVVLANQLQWSRRVKKSLRLPVQPGDDDGQDWEQTPRARTRRVLQRFLPATAWSGLGLTGAVQAPSLTLGPLARRGLPTTVILCSRDLQLFRANRGDVALRRLKRSAAPPTLVASNGDHAGFHQGVYIPLRAAVLTFITRDAD, encoded by the coding sequence ATGCTTGACGACGTGCGGCTCGGTGAAGCTGAGGAACGTGCGGAGGCGGAGTCGCTTGCCGGCATCGCGGAGACCCCAACCTATTTCGGCCCTTCTGAGTCACCCTTGTTCGGGTTCGTCCACGCGCCGAGCGACGGCCGGGTGCGCGGCGGGGTCATCATCTGCGGGTCCTTGGGCAAGGACCACGCGGACAACCTGCGTGGCCTCCGTGTCTTCGCGGACCGGCTTGCGCAGAAGCGCATCCTCGCCCTGCGCTTCGACTATCTCGGCTGCGGTGACTCGGCCTACGGCCAGCTCCGGGACACTGCCGTCGGGGACTGGCAGGCCAGCATCGGCCACGCGATCGATTACCTGCGCAGCGCCGGCATCGACGATCTGTCTGCGGTCGGTGTGCGCGCCGGATGCCTGATCCTGCATCAGGCACTGGAATCCGGGGCCCCGGTCAGCCGGGTCGCCTACTGGGATCCGGTCAGCACCGGACGCCGCTACCTGCGCGAGCAGACGGCGTTCTTCAAGATGAGTGCGGGAGAAGACGACGTTCCACCAGGGGTCGTGTCGACCATCGGCGCGCGGTTCTCCGCTCCTGCCGCCGCCGAACTGAGCGCCTTGAAGTTGAGTCCATTTCCCGACTCGCTCGATCGGTTCATTGTCGGCCGCACGGGAAGTGCTGACCAACAGCTGACGTCGCTCATCGGCGATGGGTGCACCGAGTCGGTTGCCATCGACGGTTTAGAAGACTGTGCGCAACCGACCCAGTTGATCACGCAAACATCCTGGCAGGCAATCGATCTCATCGTTGATTGGCTTGATCGCCAGTTGCCGGCCGCCCTGACGACCGCGCGCCCCGTGTACTCGAGCTCGGCCTGGATCCCGGGGGAGAACGGCGGGTCGGTCTTCGAGCGGATCGAACGGATCGCGCCACAAGGGCTGTTCGCGATCCGGACGCTCCCGGCCGACGACGGAGACACGCCGGTGCAGCGCCCGACGGTGGCCTTCTTCTCGCACGGACTGGCACCCCATCAGGGACCCAACCGTGAGTGGGTCGAGTTGTCCCGGGCCGTCGCAGCCGCGGGCGGTAACGCATTGCGCTGGGACCGCCGAATGGTGGGTGAATCCGGCACCGCCCGTGCCGGTGAGGAAATTCGCATCTACTCACCGGAAGGCATTCAGGACGCGCTGGCCGTCACCCGCCAGGCCCGCCAGGGCGCACGTCGTCTCCAGCTGGTGGGGATGTGTTCGGGGGCGTGGTTCGCCGCCCTCTCGGCATTGGAATCCGGTTCTGATTCAGTGGTTTTGGCCAACCAACTGCAGTGGTCCAGGCGGGTCAAGAAGTCGCTGCGCCTGCCGGTGCAGCCTGGTGACGACGACGGTCAGGATTGGGAACAGACGCCGCGGGCACGCACCAGGCGCGTTCTGCAGCGCTTCCTGCCTGCCACGGCATGGTCGGGGCTGGGACTGACCGGCGCGGTACAGGCGCCCTCTCTGACCCTGGGGCCGTTGGCCCGGCGTGGTCTGCCGACGACAGTCATCCTGTGCTCGCGCGACTTGCAGCTGTTCCGTGCCAATCGTGGTGATGTCGCGCTGCGCCGGCTCAAGCGGTCAGCGGCGCCGCCCACACTCGTCGCCAGCAACGGTGACCATGCCGGCTTCCACCAAGGGGTCTACATTCCGCTGCGTGCCGCGGTACTGACGTTCATCACAAGGGACGCCGACTAG